From a region of the Vicia villosa cultivar HV-30 ecotype Madison, WI unplaced genomic scaffold, Vvil1.0 ctg.000684F_1_1_3, whole genome shotgun sequence genome:
- the LOC131630445 gene encoding uncharacterized protein LOC131630445, translating to MFERIEHKLCLRHLYANFKKKFGGGALIRDLMMGAAKATYHQAFLQKMTALKAVDPQVWEWLMGVHTKSWCKHAFSYYPRCDVLMNNISESFNATILCARDKPILTMCEWIRKYLMNRCSQSTLKLDKWPHKIMPIPRRRLDAEVAMSGQWLPTWAMGEKFQVTHAYNSQEFIVDIAKRSCSCNFWQLVGIPCRHVVAALGFRQQNPELFVHECYSREKYALCYGFPISPINGQDMWPIVESEDLLPPDYKKGPGRPRKLRIRETGEEGARRRLPGVSYRCTRCDKIGHNIKSCKSKVQDPSALKRKKKGQLRTATNASVDTPSASAVNTNEVNEVNAANPTKVNAANPTEVNAANPTEVNAANPTEVRTCEGNASEGSAGVGNPSEGNAGVVNPSEGRPRVVKISQVKATPAEVSGKNKGKAQVKPTPAEVSAKNKGKAQVKPMRKRVSERIKENWFKKPKPFTGPGSAPEQPFFITEEEDSNESQRKMKTTPKKNLKKTPKKKSINDL from the exons ATGTTTGAGAGAATTGAGCACAAACTTTGCTTGAGGCATTTGTATGCAAATTTCAAGAAAAAGTTTGGTGGAGGAGCACTTATAAGAGACCTAATGATGGGAGCAGCCAAGGCCACATACCATCAAGCATTCTTGCAGAAGATGACTGCATTAAAGGCCGTAGATCCACAAGTTTGGGAATGGCTAATGGGAGTGCATACCAAATcttggtgtaagcatgctttcAGCTATTATCCTAGGTGTGATGTTTTAATGAATAATATCTCTGAATCCTTTAATGCAACAATCTTATGTGCTAGGGATAAACCAATATTGACAATGTGTGAGTGGATTAGGAAATATCTAATGAATAGGTGTAGCCAATCTACTTTGAAACTTGATAAATGGCCACACAAAATCATGCCAATCCCTAGGAGGAGACTAGATGCTGAGGTAGCTATGAGTGGTCAGTGGTTACCAACATGGGCAATGGGGGAAAAATTTCAAGTCACACATGCTTATAACAGCCAAGAATTTATAGTTGACATAGCTAAAAGGTCATGCTCATGTAATTTTTGGCAGCTAGTTGGTATACCCTGTAGGCATGTTGTTGCTGCCTTAGGATTTAGACAGCAAAATCCAGAGTTGTTTGTTCATGAATGTTATAGTAGGGAGAAATATGCTTTGTGCTATGGTTTTCCTATTAGTCCTATAAATGGACAGGACATGTGGCCTATTGTTGAAAGTGAAGATCTCTTGCCTCCTGACTATAAAAAGGGTCCTGGTAGACCAAGGAAATTGAGGATTAGGGAAACTGGAGAGGAAGGTGCTAGGAGGAGGCTACCTGGTGTGTCTTACAGGTGCACTAGATGTGACAAGATTGGGCATAATATTAAGTCATGCAAGAGCAAGGTGCAAGATCCAAGTGCCTTGAAAAGAAAG AAAAAAGGACAATTGAGGACTGCTACTAATGCAAGTGTAGACACTCCAAGTGCTAGTGCAGTCAACACAAATGAGGTCAATGAGGTCAATGCAGCCAATCCAACTAAGGTCAATGCAGCCAATCCAACTGAGGTCAATGCAGCCAATCCAACTGAGGTCAATGCAGCCAATCCAACTGAGGTCAGAACATGTGAAGGCAATGCAAGTGAGGGCAGTGCAGGTGTGGGCAATCCAAGTGAAGGCAATGCAGGAGTAGTCAATCCAAGTGAAGGAAGACCAAGAGTAGTCAAAATCAGTCAAGTCAAAGCAACTCCAGCTGAAGTCAGTGGCAAAAACAAAGGAAAGGCTCAAGTCAAACCAACTCCAGCTGAAGTCAGTGCCAAAAACAAGGGAAAAGCTCAAGTGAAACCAATGAGAAAGAGGGTCAGTGAGAGAATTAAGGaaaattggtttaaaaaaccaaaaccttTCACAGGCCCTGGGTCTGCACCAGAACAGCCATTTTTTataacagaagaagaagatagcaATGAGTCACAAAGGAAGATGAAGACTACTCCTAAGAAGAATTTGAAGAAGACCCCAAAAAAGAAGTCTATCAATGACTTGTAG